In Cervus elaphus chromosome 27, mCerEla1.1, whole genome shotgun sequence, the genomic stretch AGCGGCGCGAGTGCacgatggccacatagcggtccaCCGACATCGCGGCCAGCGTGAAGATGCTGACCAGCATGGACACGGTGAAGAAGTAGTGGATGAACTTGCAGATGAAGGCGCCCAGCACCCAGGTGGGCAGCGCGTACACGGTGGCCTGGAAGGGGATGCAGAAGAGCAGGTAGGCCAGGTCGGCGATGCTCAGGTTGAGGATGAACAGGTTGGTGGTGCTGCGCGGCTTGCCCGGCTTGCTGCGCGCCAGTACGGTGATCACCAGGCTGTTGCCCAGCACGCCGAGAGCGAAGATCAGGCCGAACACCACCAGCGTGACGAAGTTCTCCACGCCGATGCCGAAGAGCGGCCTGGGTTCCGGGGTCGGGGGCTGGAGCCCGCTCGCGTTCCCCTCGCTGAAGTTCCCAGCCTCCAGCTCCATGGCGCGCAGGGGGAGCCTAGGTCGCGCTGGCGAAGGGCGCCTGCCGGGGAAGGAGGGGCTCCGGGGGACCCAGCTCGGATCACTCAGAACCCAGGCGCCTGGGCCGAGTGGCACCGTCTTTTCGGACGGGGCCACCTGGGAGAGGACGCAGACAGGAGCTGGAGCTGGA encodes the following:
- the GALR1 gene encoding galanin receptor type 1 isoform X2; protein product: MELEAGNFSEGNASGLQPPTPEPRPLFGIGVENFVTLVVFGLIFALGVLGNSLVITVLARSKPGKPRSTTNLFILNLSIADLAYLLFCIPFQATVYALPTWVLGAFICKFIHYFFTVSMLVSIFTLAAMSVDRYVAIVHSRRSSALRVSRNALLGVGFIWVLSIAMASPVAYHQRLFHRDVSNQTFCWEQWPNQRHKKAYVVCTFVFGYLLPLLLICFCYAKCFGHTMCQEQ